In uncultured Draconibacterium sp., one genomic interval encodes:
- a CDS encoding ATP-dependent DNA helicase RecQ, which yields MEDFRQILTRYWGYPEFRPLQLEIIESVAAGNDTLGLMPTGGGKSITFQVYSLAHEGICVVVTPLIALMKDQVENLNRKGIKALAVHSGMSPREIKLTLDNAVWGNYKFLYVSPERLNSERFIERLEQMKVNLLTVDEAHCISQWGYDFRPSYLSIIKVRELLPKIKILALTATATPKVADDIQDKLGFKEKNLLKMSFHRENLSYLVRHVENKTGYLLDTLKKSKGSGVVYVRSRKATREIAEELRQNRISADYYHAGLGNIVRSSRQDDWLTGRTRVIVATNAFGMGIDKANVRFVIHIDAPDSLEAYYQEAGRAGRDGKKSAAVLLYNNADTTKLKKHISTSFPEIDNIKRIYDSLCNYFQIAVGHGKGQVREFSLQGFAQAYKFQQAMVYNSLKILQRQEYLEFTEQVDSPSRIYFPISRDELYKFQVANAKLDDFIKLLLRSYTGLFTGYVSVDEELLSKRSGLNRDQVYNYLKHLRQSKVIDYVPKSQTPFIYFTKERVHIDRLKISKENYDLRKKDYTEKIESVIHYATDSATCRSQILLTYFGESDAAPCGTCDICKAKQALALSDYEFGTVSKRVQKLLEDPCTYETLLFKLKGDQQKMREIVKWLLDNKKIIYRVDGLLEWQ from the coding sequence ATGGAAGACTTCAGGCAGATACTTACCCGTTATTGGGGTTACCCCGAATTCCGGCCGCTGCAGCTCGAAATTATTGAGTCTGTTGCAGCGGGTAATGACACGCTTGGACTAATGCCAACCGGAGGTGGAAAATCAATTACATTTCAGGTTTATTCGCTGGCGCACGAAGGCATTTGTGTGGTGGTAACACCCTTGATTGCATTAATGAAAGACCAGGTGGAAAACCTGAACCGGAAAGGGATAAAAGCGCTGGCCGTGCACAGTGGAATGTCGCCACGCGAAATAAAACTAACGCTCGATAACGCTGTTTGGGGCAACTACAAGTTTTTGTATGTATCGCCCGAACGTTTGAATTCAGAGCGTTTTATTGAGCGTCTGGAGCAAATGAAAGTGAACCTGTTAACGGTTGACGAAGCACACTGTATCTCACAATGGGGTTACGATTTTCGCCCCAGTTACTTAAGCATTATTAAGGTGCGGGAACTGCTGCCCAAAATTAAAATTCTGGCTTTAACAGCAACCGCAACTCCTAAGGTGGCCGACGATATTCAGGACAAACTTGGTTTCAAAGAGAAGAATTTGTTAAAAATGTCGTTTCACCGCGAAAACCTGAGTTACCTGGTGCGTCATGTAGAGAATAAAACCGGTTATCTGCTGGATACACTGAAAAAAAGTAAAGGCTCGGGAGTAGTGTATGTGCGTAGCCGTAAAGCCACCCGCGAAATTGCTGAAGAACTAAGACAAAACAGAATTTCGGCCGACTATTACCATGCCGGTTTGGGAAATATAGTGCGTAGTTCGCGGCAAGACGACTGGCTGACCGGAAGAACACGTGTGATTGTGGCTACCAATGCTTTTGGAATGGGCATCGACAAAGCCAATGTTCGTTTTGTAATTCATATTGATGCACCCGATTCGCTGGAAGCCTATTACCAGGAGGCGGGTAGGGCAGGCCGCGACGGGAAAAAATCGGCAGCAGTACTATTGTATAATAATGCCGATACCACCAAGCTGAAAAAGCATATTTCAACTTCGTTTCCTGAAATTGATAATATAAAACGTATTTACGATTCGTTGTGTAACTATTTCCAGATTGCTGTTGGGCACGGAAAAGGGCAGGTGCGCGAATTCAGTTTGCAGGGATTTGCACAGGCCTACAAATTTCAGCAGGCGATGGTTTATAACAGCCTGAAGATTCTGCAGCGCCAGGAATACCTTGAATTTACCGAGCAGGTGGACAGTCCGTCGCGAATCTATTTCCCGATTTCGCGCGACGAGTTATACAAATTCCAGGTGGCCAACGCTAAACTCGACGATTTTATAAAGCTGCTTTTGCGCTCGTACACCGGTTTGTTCACAGGTTATGTATCTGTTGATGAAGAGTTGTTATCAAAACGTTCGGGGCTTAATCGCGACCAGGTGTACAATTACCTGAAACATTTGCGCCAGTCGAAAGTGATTGATTATGTGCCAAAAAGTCAAACGCCGTTTATCTATTTCACTAAAGAGCGAGTGCATATCGACCGTCTGAAAATATCGAAAGAGAACTACGATCTGCGGAAAAAGGATTACACCGAAAAAATTGAGTCGGTAATTCATTATGCTACCGATTCGGCCACCTGTCGCAGCCAGATTCTGTTAACCTATTTTGGCGAATCCGACGCAGCACCCTGTGGTACCTGCGATATTTGTAAAGCCAAACAAGCGCTGGCACTTAGCGATTACGAATTCGGCACCGTTAGCAAACGCGTACAAAAGTTACTCGAAGATCCATGCACATACGAAACGCTCTTGTTTAAACTAAAAGGCGACCAACAAAAAATGCGCGAAATAGTTAAGTGGCTGCTCGATAACAAAAAAATAATCTACCGCGTTGATGGCTTGCTGGAATGGCAGTAA
- the guaB gene encoding IMP dehydrogenase: MSFLEDKIQFEGLTFDDVLLIPSYSELLPREVDLSSKFTRNIIINTPIISAAMDTVTESKMAIAIAREGGIGVIHKNMGIEEQAHQVTTVKRAENGMIYDPITITPEKKVKDALDFMAKYKIGGIPVVDGHGHLVGIVTNRDLRFELNMSRPISEVMTSENLVSTLESTDLHKAAEILQRHKIEKLPVVDKENKLIGLVTYKDITKAKDKPFACKDEKGRLRVAAGVGIAGDTMDRVDALVKAQVDALVLDTAHGHTKGVVDMLKRIKSKYPDKDVVAGNIATAEAAQLLVSAGADAVKVGIGPGSICTTRVIAGVGVPQLSAIYNVAKAIKASGVPVIGDGGLRYSGDIVKGLAAGADSMMAGGLFAGVEESPGETILYQGRKFKAYRGMGSVEAMQKGSKDRYFQDMEEDIKKLVPEGIAARVPFKGSLYEVLYQLLGGIRAGMGYCGAQNIKALQQAKFTRISNAGVQESHPHDVSITREAPNYSSRQ, translated from the coding sequence ATGTCGTTTCTAGAAGACAAAATACAGTTTGAAGGGTTAACCTTCGATGATGTTCTTTTAATTCCCTCATATTCAGAATTGTTACCACGCGAAGTTGATCTATCTTCGAAGTTCACCCGTAACATTATCATCAATACTCCGATTATTTCGGCAGCAATGGATACAGTTACGGAAAGTAAAATGGCCATTGCCATTGCCCGCGAAGGGGGTATCGGTGTTATTCATAAAAATATGGGTATTGAAGAGCAGGCGCACCAGGTAACAACTGTTAAACGTGCCGAAAATGGTATGATCTACGATCCGATTACCATTACTCCTGAGAAAAAAGTGAAGGACGCACTGGATTTTATGGCCAAATATAAAATTGGTGGTATTCCGGTTGTTGATGGTCACGGGCACCTGGTAGGAATTGTTACCAACCGCGACCTTCGTTTTGAGCTGAATATGAGCCGCCCTATTTCGGAAGTGATGACCAGCGAAAACCTGGTTTCTACGCTCGAATCAACCGATTTGCATAAAGCTGCCGAAATTCTTCAGCGACACAAAATTGAAAAACTACCGGTTGTTGATAAGGAAAATAAATTGATCGGGCTGGTTACCTATAAAGATATTACCAAAGCAAAAGATAAACCGTTTGCCTGTAAAGACGAAAAAGGCCGTTTGCGCGTAGCAGCCGGTGTTGGTATTGCAGGCGATACCATGGATCGTGTAGATGCGCTGGTAAAAGCACAGGTTGATGCACTTGTTTTGGATACTGCACACGGACATACCAAAGGTGTGGTTGATATGCTAAAACGCATAAAATCAAAATATCCGGACAAAGATGTGGTTGCCGGAAATATTGCTACTGCCGAAGCTGCACAATTGCTGGTTAGCGCCGGTGCCGATGCGGTTAAAGTTGGAATTGGACCGGGATCGATTTGTACCACCCGTGTTATTGCCGGTGTGGGTGTTCCACAGCTTTCGGCTATTTACAATGTTGCAAAAGCGATTAAAGCTTCAGGTGTTCCTGTAATTGGCGATGGTGGACTCCGCTACTCAGGCGATATTGTAAAAGGTTTGGCTGCCGGTGCCGACTCGATGATGGCCGGTGGATTATTTGCAGGTGTTGAAGAATCACCGGGTGAAACCATTCTTTACCAGGGAAGGAAATTTAAAGCTTATCGTGGAATGGGATCGGTTGAGGCCATGCAAAAAGGATCGAAAGACCGCTATTTCCAGGATATGGAAGAAGATATTAAGAAACTTGTTCCTGAAGGAATTGCTGCACGTGTTCCTTTTAAAGGATCGTTATACGAAGTGCTTTATCAACTACTTGGTGGTATACGCGCCGGAATGGGATATTGCGGAGCACAAAATATTAAAGCGCTTCAACAGGCTAAATTCACCCGAATTTCAAACGCGGGTGTTCAGGAAAGCCATCCACACGATGTAAGTATTACTCGTGAAGCACCGAACTACAGCAGCCGCCAGTAA
- a CDS encoding peptidylprolyl isomerase, protein MNRVFFSLIFFIVITLQVAAQSDEVLLTIDHHEVRKDEFEFVYNKNNNNLYSDADRKTPKEYLELFINFKLKVVEAENLKMDTSQAFINELAGYRKEIAAPYLTDIEFNEHQVEELYRRMKLEIDASHILLRVDENASAEQEQQVLDKITNIRNQILGGKAFEDAAEEYSEDPSAKTNKGHLNYFSAFTMVAPFEDAAFNTPVGEISEPVRTDFGYHLIKVHDTRPNKGELQVAHIMKNVGRNATPGEKAKAKTAIDSIYQLLLDGADFAEMAKKESQDRRSAVRGGEMPWFSAGRIVKEFSDPAFALKNDGDISEPVKTPYGYHIIKRLSARPVPPFEEARASIESQIKKDATRQASGKKAFVEKLKKEYNFLEDKAAKAKLAELTIADTSALPEDTFFTIDNKNFGAAELTAFIKRNNIKTGSYLSVYDNWVTDEISNLEDSKLEEKYPEFRYLMNEYHDGILLFNISQEKIWNYAAQDTAGLEDFYQKNKDKHMCGDRFNGHIITCKDVSVREEAENLFGAGLNADEVLEHINSDEEELISIETGAWEEAQNPVVDYYVWNGKDPENFDSAITFVRGDIIKPEPKTLDDARGLFISDYQDYLEEQWIKELRNKYKVKVNKKLLNSIEGV, encoded by the coding sequence ATGAACAGAGTTTTCTTTTCATTGATTTTTTTTATTGTCATTACCTTACAGGTTGCAGCACAATCTGATGAGGTGTTGTTAACGATTGATCACCACGAAGTTCGTAAAGATGAATTTGAATTCGTTTACAACAAAAACAACAACAACCTGTATTCTGATGCCGATAGAAAAACACCCAAAGAATATCTTGAACTGTTCATTAATTTTAAGCTAAAAGTTGTTGAAGCTGAAAACTTAAAAATGGACACCAGCCAGGCTTTTATTAATGAACTGGCCGGCTACCGTAAGGAAATTGCAGCGCCTTATCTTACCGATATTGAATTTAACGAGCACCAGGTTGAGGAGCTTTACCGCCGCATGAAACTGGAGATTGACGCCAGTCATATTTTGCTGCGTGTTGATGAAAATGCTTCGGCAGAACAGGAACAGCAGGTACTCGACAAAATTACAAACATCCGTAACCAGATTCTTGGCGGAAAAGCTTTTGAAGATGCCGCAGAGGAATACTCGGAAGATCCTTCTGCAAAAACAAATAAAGGCCATCTGAATTATTTTTCGGCTTTTACCATGGTGGCACCTTTTGAAGATGCGGCATTTAACACGCCTGTTGGAGAAATTTCGGAGCCGGTGCGCACCGACTTTGGTTACCACCTGATTAAGGTGCACGATACACGCCCTAACAAAGGAGAATTGCAGGTTGCCCACATTATGAAAAACGTGGGCCGGAATGCCACTCCCGGGGAAAAAGCAAAAGCCAAAACGGCCATCGATTCCATTTACCAGTTGCTGCTCGACGGAGCTGATTTTGCAGAGATGGCTAAAAAAGAATCACAGGACCGACGCTCTGCTGTTCGCGGTGGAGAAATGCCCTGGTTTTCGGCCGGCCGGATCGTAAAAGAATTCTCAGATCCCGCATTTGCGTTGAAAAACGATGGCGATATTTCAGAACCGGTGAAAACGCCTTATGGCTATCATATTATAAAACGTTTAAGTGCCCGCCCGGTTCCTCCTTTTGAAGAAGCCCGCGCATCAATTGAAAGTCAGATAAAAAAAGATGCCACACGCCAGGCATCGGGGAAAAAGGCATTTGTTGAGAAACTGAAAAAGGAATATAATTTTCTGGAGGATAAAGCTGCCAAAGCAAAATTAGCAGAACTAACCATTGCCGACACTTCTGCTTTGCCCGAAGATACTTTCTTTACTATCGACAATAAAAACTTTGGAGCGGCAGAACTGACAGCGTTTATTAAACGAAATAATATAAAAACTGGCTCTTACCTTTCGGTTTACGATAATTGGGTGACCGATGAGATCTCAAATTTGGAAGACTCAAAACTGGAGGAGAAATACCCGGAGTTCCGCTACCTGATGAACGAATATCACGACGGTATTTTGTTGTTTAATATTTCGCAGGAAAAAATTTGGAACTATGCAGCGCAAGACACTGCAGGCCTGGAAGATTTCTACCAAAAGAACAAGGATAAACATATGTGTGGCGACCGTTTTAATGGTCATATAATTACCTGCAAGGATGTGTCGGTTCGCGAAGAAGCCGAAAACCTGTTTGGTGCCGGCCTGAATGCTGACGAAGTGCTCGAACACATAAATTCTGATGAAGAAGAACTGATTTCCATTGAAACCGGAGCCTGGGAAGAAGCCCAAAATCCGGTAGTGGATTATTATGTGTGGAACGGCAAAGACCCGGAGAATTTTGACAGTGCCATTACTTTTGTTCGTGGCGATATAATTAAACCGGAGCCAAAAACCCTGGATGATGCGCGTGGCCTTTTTATCTCGGATTACCAGGACTATCTGGAAGAACAATGGATAAAAGAACTACGCAATAAGTACAAGGTTAAAGTGAATAAAAAACTGCTAAATTCCATCGAGGGTGTTTAA
- a CDS encoding peptidylprolyl isomerase: protein MTRIFVTIMLMLAVLTGANAQDKVIDQIVAVVGGNVILKSDIETMNINQQAQGITSEGDMKCEILEDFLINKLLVAEAELDTLITVTPSQVNQQMDAQLQMYMQHFGTESAVETYFGKSIASIKADMQEAIREQLYSQQMRAKIVADVTVTPSEVRYNYRNMSKEEIPTIPTQYEYAQITVQPKIELEEENRVKAKLREIKKRIENGSSFAAMAVIYSEGPSAKDGGVIGYSGRAQLDPAYATAAFNLKDDKVSNVVKSAFGYHIIQLVDKQGGKVNTRHILMKPKISVDAKEEAYERLDSLANLIRKDEIAFDQAAQMFSYDKDTRNNGGIAINANTMSSKFSVEEIDPEVSKIITKMNINEISEPFESIDMKNQQQVYKIIKLLRKIDSHKANLQDDYQTLAELYLAKKKEQVLEEWIAERQSQTYIRIDRTYANCNFNFDNWIK from the coding sequence ATGACTAGAATTTTTGTAACAATAATGCTAATGCTTGCGGTACTTACCGGAGCAAATGCTCAGGATAAGGTTATCGACCAAATTGTAGCCGTGGTTGGTGGTAACGTTATTTTGAAATCGGACATCGAAACCATGAACATTAACCAGCAGGCGCAGGGAATTACTTCGGAAGGAGATATGAAATGCGAGATACTGGAAGATTTTCTGATAAACAAATTACTGGTTGCCGAGGCCGAACTGGATACTTTAATTACCGTAACACCCAGCCAGGTAAACCAGCAAATGGATGCACAATTGCAAATGTACATGCAACACTTTGGTACCGAAAGTGCCGTTGAAACCTACTTTGGCAAATCAATTGCAAGTATTAAAGCCGACATGCAGGAAGCCATTCGCGAGCAATTGTATAGTCAGCAAATGCGCGCGAAGATTGTTGCAGATGTAACCGTAACTCCATCGGAAGTGCGTTATAACTACCGCAACATGAGCAAAGAGGAAATTCCAACAATACCAACGCAATACGAGTATGCACAAATTACCGTTCAACCAAAAATAGAACTGGAAGAAGAGAACCGGGTAAAAGCCAAACTGCGCGAAATTAAAAAACGTATTGAAAACGGTTCGAGCTTTGCCGCAATGGCTGTAATTTACTCTGAAGGTCCTTCTGCAAAAGATGGTGGTGTTATTGGTTATTCAGGCCGTGCACAACTTGATCCGGCTTATGCAACAGCAGCTTTTAACCTGAAAGACGATAAAGTATCGAACGTAGTAAAAAGTGCGTTTGGCTACCACATTATTCAGTTAGTAGATAAACAAGGTGGGAAAGTAAACACCCGTCATATTTTGATGAAACCAAAAATTTCGGTTGACGCAAAAGAAGAAGCTTACGAACGCCTTGATAGCCTGGCCAACCTAATTCGTAAAGATGAAATTGCGTTTGATCAGGCAGCTCAGATGTTCTCGTACGATAAAGATACCCGCAACAACGGTGGTATTGCTATCAACGCCAACACCATGTCGTCGAAATTTTCGGTTGAAGAGATTGATCCCGAAGTAAGTAAGATCATCACCAAAATGAACATCAACGAGATTTCAGAGCCGTTTGAATCCATTGATATGAAAAACCAGCAACAGGTTTATAAAATAATCAAGCTGTTAAGAAAAATAGATTCGCATAAGGCCAACCTGCAAGACGATTACCAAACGCTTGCCGAATTGTACCTGGCGAAAAAGAAAGAACAGGTTTTGGAAGAATGGATTGCCGAGCGCCAGTCGCAAACCTACATCCGTATCGACAGAACTTACGCTAACTGTAACTTTAATTTCGACAACTGGATTAAATAA
- a CDS encoding AAA family ATPase, translating into MNFKNDVEALDALQEKFKDLKKEITTVIYGQDAIIEQVLISLFSRGHVLLIGVPGLAKTLLVTTIAKILGLKYNRLQFTPDLMPSDIIGTEILDNERNFKFIQGPLFANIILADEINRTPPKTQSALLEAMQEQSVTAAGQHFELDKPFFVLATQNPIEQEGTYPLPEAQLDRFMFSVWLDYPKLEDEITIVKNTTTIQNTELKPVISGKEILYYQDLIRKIPVNDNVLRYAVTLAAKTRPENEHAAEISNQYLKWGAGPRASQYLVLGAKTHAALRGKYSPDIEDVKAVAPSILRHRIIKNYKAEAENISIDEIIDKLL; encoded by the coding sequence ATGAATTTTAAAAACGACGTTGAAGCCTTAGATGCACTTCAGGAAAAATTTAAAGACCTGAAAAAGGAAATTACCACCGTAATCTATGGCCAGGATGCAATTATCGAACAGGTACTGATCTCGCTGTTTAGCCGCGGTCATGTTTTGCTGATCGGTGTGCCCGGGCTGGCAAAAACGCTGCTGGTAACTACTATTGCAAAAATCCTCGGGCTTAAGTACAACCGTTTACAGTTTACGCCCGATTTGATGCCATCGGATATTATCGGTACTGAAATTCTGGACAACGAACGTAATTTCAAATTCATACAGGGGCCATTGTTTGCCAATATTATTCTGGCCGACGAGATTAACCGTACGCCGCCAAAAACGCAATCGGCACTTTTGGAAGCCATGCAGGAACAATCGGTTACTGCTGCCGGACAACATTTTGAGCTGGACAAACCGTTTTTTGTACTGGCAACACAAAACCCAATCGAGCAGGAAGGAACCTATCCCCTGCCCGAGGCTCAGCTCGACCGTTTTATGTTTTCGGTGTGGCTCGATTACCCAAAACTGGAAGACGAAATTACCATCGTAAAAAATACAACTACCATACAAAACACCGAGTTGAAACCGGTTATTTCAGGAAAAGAGATTCTGTACTACCAGGATCTGATTCGTAAAATTCCGGTAAATGACAACGTGTTACGTTATGCAGTTACACTGGCGGCAAAAACCCGTCCGGAGAATGAACATGCAGCAGAGATCAGTAACCAGTACCTGAAATGGGGAGCCGGACCACGTGCTTCGCAATACCTGGTGCTGGGAGCAAAAACACACGCTGCTTTGCGCGGAAAATATTCGCCCGATATTGAGGATGTAAAAGCCGTTGCTCCATCCATTCTGAGACACCGGATTATTAAAAACTACAAAGCCGAAGCTGAAAATATTTCAATCGACGAAATCATCGACAAATTGCTTTAA
- a CDS encoding OstA-like protein, whose product MRRLTPAIFFLFLLFVGTKGFSQEKKRVEILQAGDLIQTANIANAQRLINDVIIRHEDILLYCDSAYTYDQSNRVDAFGNVHINQGDTLHLYARKVYYDGDRSFAQAINNVKLENKEVTLYTDTLDYDMNLNVGYYDCFGKVVDSTNTLTSKVGKYYLDNNEAHFTDSVVGFSDKYTINSEDLRYNTQTEVIFFKGPTTIRDSVNTLYAEDGWYNTQTGEADLKKMPSVYNETQLLTAKQISYNKENGDGYAEGNVHIEDFENQTIIQGNKVIYNEAKETAIATDSAVFISYSEADSLFLHADTLKSIADTIDGENIVMAYYGVRFFRTDIQGLCDSLMYFTKDSLVEMHSNPVIWSEQHQLSADYIEMIQHTTAPNEMHMMKNSFIISKQDSGRYDQIKGKDMTGYIVNGKLRNIDVDGNGQTLYYARDKEAVIGLNRAESSNISIRFKEGKIDAIAFQKQPEGQLKPILKLEESEKTLPGFGWKIKLRPLSKNDIFWRPEKKEVVEEEEVTGQ is encoded by the coding sequence GTGCGCAGATTAACTCCTGCAATTTTCTTCCTTTTTCTTTTGTTTGTTGGAACAAAAGGATTCTCGCAGGAAAAAAAACGTGTGGAAATTTTGCAGGCAGGAGATTTAATTCAAACCGCAAATATTGCCAATGCCCAACGTCTGATCAACGACGTAATCATCCGTCATGAAGATATTCTGCTGTATTGCGACAGCGCTTACACCTACGATCAATCAAACCGCGTAGATGCTTTTGGCAACGTACACATTAACCAGGGCGACACACTGCACCTTTATGCACGCAAAGTCTATTACGACGGCGACCGCAGTTTTGCACAGGCCATAAACAATGTAAAGCTGGAGAATAAAGAGGTAACGCTTTACACCGATACGCTGGATTACGACATGAACCTGAATGTTGGCTACTACGATTGTTTCGGGAAAGTTGTTGACAGCACTAACACGCTTACCAGCAAAGTCGGGAAATATTATCTCGATAATAACGAAGCACATTTTACCGACAGCGTTGTTGGCTTCTCCGATAAATACACGATCAACAGTGAAGACCTGCGCTACAATACGCAAACCGAGGTTATCTTTTTTAAAGGGCCTACTACCATTCGCGATTCGGTGAATACACTTTATGCCGAAGACGGTTGGTACAACACCCAAACCGGCGAGGCCGACCTGAAAAAAATGCCAAGCGTGTATAACGAAACCCAACTTTTAACTGCAAAACAAATAAGTTACAACAAAGAAAATGGCGATGGTTATGCCGAAGGAAACGTACATATCGAAGACTTTGAAAATCAAACCATAATTCAGGGTAACAAGGTAATATACAACGAAGCAAAAGAAACAGCTATTGCCACCGATTCGGCGGTTTTTATTTCGTATAGCGAAGCTGATAGTCTGTTCCTTCATGCCGACACCTTAAAAAGTATCGCTGACACCATTGATGGCGAAAATATTGTGATGGCCTACTACGGCGTTCGCTTTTTCAGAACCGACATACAGGGGCTTTGCGATTCGCTGATGTACTTCACAAAAGACTCGCTGGTTGAAATGCACAGCAACCCGGTTATCTGGAGCGAACAACACCAGCTTAGCGCCGATTATATCGAAATGATTCAACACACAACTGCCCCCAACGAAATGCATATGATGAAAAATAGTTTTATCATATCAAAACAGGACTCGGGCCGCTACGACCAGATAAAAGGAAAGGACATGACCGGTTACATCGTTAACGGCAAACTACGCAATATTGATGTTGACGGTAATGGGCAAACTCTGTATTATGCCCGCGATAAAGAAGCCGTTATCGGGCTGAACAGAGCGGAAAGCAGCAATATTAGCATCCGGTTTAAAGAAGGAAAAATTGATGCCATTGCATTCCAAAAACAACCCGAAGGACAGTTAAAACCGATTTTAAAACTGGAAGAAAGCGAAAAAACACTGCCCGGTTTCGGGTGGAAAATAAAACTTCGTCCGCTTTCGAAAAACGACATTTTCTGGCGCCCTGAAAAGAAAGAGGTGGTTGAGGAAGAAGAAGTCACTGGTCAGTAG
- a CDS encoding 2-isopropylmalate synthase — MSDRLYIFDTTLRDGEQVPGCQLNTVEKIEVAKALQELGVDVIEAGFPISSPGDFESVVEISKAVTWPTITALTRAVQKDIDVAAESLKYAKKGRIHTGIGTSDFHIYHKLNSNPDAIIERGVEAVKYAKKYVEDVEFYAEDAGRTDNEYLARVIEAVIKAGATVVNIPDTTGYTLPHEFGAKIKYLVDNVPNIHKAIISTHCHNDLGMATANTISGILNGARQAEVTINGIGERAGNTSLEEVVMTLKTHYKALGIDTGVNTKKIYGTSRLVSTLMNMPVQPNKAVVGRNAFAHSSGIHQDGVLKNRENYEIMDPVEVGINESAILLTARSGRAALKHRLELLGFELDKEKLDEVYEEFLKLADKKKDIRDDDIALLVGDATRKEHRIKLDYLQVVTGKSLKPMATVILNISGEKFDATSDGNGPVDAAIKAVKKIIHRQVIIEEFLVQAITRGSDDIGKVHMQVEYDDSIYHGFGAHTDIITASVEAFLDAINKLPAAL; from the coding sequence ATGAGCGACAGACTTTACATTTTCGACACAACTTTGAGGGACGGAGAACAGGTTCCGGGTTGTCAGTTGAACACGGTAGAAAAGATTGAAGTTGCCAAAGCATTGCAGGAATTGGGAGTTGATGTAATTGAAGCAGGATTCCCCATTTCGAGCCCAGGCGATTTTGAATCGGTAGTAGAGATTTCGAAAGCGGTTACATGGCCAACTATTACAGCCTTAACCCGCGCAGTACAAAAAGATATTGATGTTGCAGCCGAATCACTCAAGTACGCCAAAAAAGGTCGTATCCACACCGGAATCGGAACATCTGACTTTCATATTTATCACAAACTCAACTCAAATCCCGATGCGATTATCGAGCGTGGTGTTGAGGCGGTGAAATACGCAAAAAAATACGTTGAAGATGTAGAGTTTTACGCCGAAGATGCAGGTCGTACCGATAACGAGTACCTGGCCCGAGTTATCGAGGCAGTAATTAAAGCCGGTGCTACGGTTGTAAATATTCCTGATACTACCGGTTACACCTTGCCACACGAGTTTGGTGCAAAAATCAAATACCTGGTCGACAATGTGCCTAATATTCATAAAGCGATTATTTCAACACACTGTCATAACGATTTGGGAATGGCAACTGCCAACACTATTTCTGGTATCCTGAATGGTGCCCGCCAGGCAGAGGTTACCATTAACGGTATTGGCGAACGCGCCGGTAATACTTCTTTAGAGGAAGTGGTAATGACTTTGAAAACGCATTACAAAGCACTGGGAATTGATACCGGTGTAAATACCAAGAAAATTTACGGAACAAGCCGTTTGGTTTCAACATTAATGAACATGCCTGTTCAGCCAAACAAAGCGGTTGTTGGACGTAATGCTTTCGCGCACTCGTCGGGTATTCACCAGGATGGCGTGTTGAAAAACCGCGAGAACTACGAGATCATGGATCCGGTGGAAGTCGGTATTAACGAATCGGCAATTCTATTGACTGCCCGAAGTGGCCGCGCTGCATTGAAACATCGTTTGGAGTTGTTAGGCTTCGAGTTGGATAAAGAAAAGTTGGATGAAGTTTACGAAGAATTCCTGAAATTGGCCGACAAGAAAAAGGATATCCGTGATGACGATATCGCGTTGTTGGTAGGCGATGCAACACGTAAAGAGCACCGTATTAAACTGGATTACCTGCAGGTGGTTACCGGCAAAAGCTTAAAACCGATGGCTACCGTTATTTTGAATATTTCGGGTGAGAAATTCGATGCTACTTCTGATGGTAACGGTCCGGTTGACGCAGCCATTAAAGCGGTTAAAAAGATCATTCATCGTCAGGTAATTATTGAAGAATTCCTTGTACAGGCCATTACACGCGGAAGCGACGACATTGGTAAAGTTCACATGCAGGTAGAATATGATGATTCGATCTACCACGGATTTGGTGCACATACCGATATTATTACGGCTTCGGTTGAGGCCTTTTTAGATGCCATAAACAAATTGCCGGCAGCATTGTAA